Within Spinacia oleracea cultivar Varoflay chromosome 4, BTI_SOV_V1, whole genome shotgun sequence, the genomic segment catTGGCTtcgtgcaggtgaattcggacaagtactcattcaagctagcaagatcttcaacacactcgaaagggccttcattcgaagcccattgttctatccacttcaacaccggaacactcCGTATACATATAAGCTAgggaaaacaaaaaaagagaTTCATGGTGCGTTTTATTCTCCTGGTTCTCACTCATTTTTTTCCCTTAACTTAtacggaaatttcatgaaataccctcgagttttgctaaaattcaccaaacgcccatcaagtttcaacaattcataaaatacccctcaccaTCCGTACAAATGCCCACCATACCCTTACTGTTAACAgacgttaagtctccgttaCGGGTAGTTTACCATTCTGCCCTTATTTTCCTTTTGGGCGCCATATCCCTTCCCTACCCTTGTTAcccattccaaagttcaaaaaAATCGCGACCCTGTAACTGCTttgcttctctctctctctctctctctcccctgttcttcttccttcttccacCATAACTGCATCATCAATCTCACAAAAAGGTTCTGAATTTTGGTGCGCATTTAGTTGGTGAAGTAGTTTTCTGGGTTTTGAACCACACACGCTTTCTCAGAAAGGAATTTTGGCGAATTGGGCAAGGAAGCTGTAGAAGTTCAAGTGTTGAATTTCGTGTTCGAAGGTTACCCACGCATCGTTTAAGGTATGTAATGTCAATCGCTGAACTTTTTATTCGCTTTTTTAAACTTGTGTTgcgcaaaattagggtttagggtttctgGAAAATTTGATGTTGGATGATGACTtgtttgtttgtgttcatgAAATAAAGTAGGAATTGAGTAATTAAATGACATGCATGTCAAGTTGTTAATGGAAATTActgtttttttgttgatttgctgTTGTGTGTTAGGATGTCTGCTGTTTGGTTGTTGCTGCACTATAAGTCTCATGACTTTGATGTGAGGGTTGTAGACACTGATAAATGTCAGTTGATAGACACATTCATAGATATTTTTGAGGAATCGACTAAGCAAAATGTGTTTTTGCCTGAAAAGTTTAGGTTATACACTAACTCACCCACTGGGAGGGTAGAATTGGTTGATGATAGTGTAATGCTGAGAATGTGGGGGTGGAATATGGGGACTGACACCATAGAGTTGTGGGTAGAGGAATCAGACAGTCCTGGGGCAGCATTTAGGTCTGCTGTAGCTCTGCTTGAAAGGCAAAGGAAGGAGGATGAAAGGAAAATGAGGGAGAGACAGGAAGAGGTTTTGAGGATGCAAAAAGAGGCTGAAGAACAGAGGAGGGTAGAGGAGGAAAAGGAGAGGGTTAGGAAGGAAATGGAGGAACAAATGAGGTTCACAGTTGCCATGGAGGTCCCAGTGGTGGATGTGGAGAATGATGGGGTTGAGTATGTGAGGATAATTACCTCAGATGATGCTGATGAAGTGTTTCCTGGCCTATCTCAACCAGAACCAGAACCACAAACACAAGAATCCCCCTCTAAGAAACCTACCAAATCAAAATCTAAGAAGAAACTTACCCCAAAAAAGAGGAAACAAAAACCTGCCCCCCCACAACCTACTGAAACTGACCCACAATCACCCCAGCCCACACAACCTGAAACAACACAACCTACACAAGAAGCACCCCAACCCACACAACCTGAAACTTCCCCCCCACCTCCATCACAACAAGCAACACCTGAAACTGCCCCCCCACCTCCATCACAGCAAGCAGGACCTGAACCAGTGGTCCCAACCAAACCCAAAAAATCAGGAAGGGCTAGACCTAAGGGGTTTAGGGTGGGGAAAAAACACAAGTCAAAATGGGAACATATGTTCCTAAATCTGGTAGGGGAAACACAAGGGCTGCTAGGAATGGGAAGGGTAAGGGTAGTGATGTGATATCTGATGTTGAGGATGATGAGGACAGTGAAGATGTTGACTTTGAGGAAACTGGCAGTGATGGGAGTGATGATGACAATGAGGATGAAACAGACATTGGTGACTTCATTGTTGAAGAGGAGGGGTTGGAGGATTTGATGGATGAAATCCATGAGAAGTCATTTGAGGATTGTTTAGACGGGAGCTCAAAAATGGACAAAAATTACAAGAATGGGAAAGTGTATGTTGAGCAGGAATGGGGTTCAATTAAGCTTGAGCCTTGGTTGATATTTAAAGATAGGGAGGCTTTTCTTGATGTTCTTAAGGACTATTGTATACAAGAGGGGTTTGGGTTAAGTGTTGAGAAGGCAGACAGTAGAAGATACACTGCTGTTTGTGCAATTGAGGGGTGTGATTGGAGGATTCATGCTTCAAAGATGGTTGATAAGATGAGTTGGGCTATAAAATCACTGACTGGGGAGCATAAACAGTGTGGTAGACTAGAGGTGAACCCCATAGTGACCCCCAAATGGTTAGTGAAGAAGTTGTTGCCAGAGATTGAAGCAAACCTAGATGTTCCTGTAGAAACATTGCAGAATGTGACTCAAAAAATTTTTAGGCTACAAGTTAACAAGAGGCTATTCTACAAGGTTAAGGCAGTGGCTAAGGAGATTATCCATGGGAGTTTTAGTGAGTCATATGCCCTTCTACCTAGGTATGCAGAGATGATCAAAGAGACTAATCCTGGTAGTTATGCATTGATCACATGGCATAATGATGGTGGGAATGTGGACCCAAGGTTTAAGGCTTGCTTCTTCTCATTTGGTGCACAAGTAAGGGGGTTCCTGAAGGGGTGTAGGCCCATTATTGGAATTGATGGAGCTCACCTTAGTGGGTATTTCAAGGGGATTCTGCTGTCAGCCTTGGGGATTGATGGCAACAATGAGATATTCTTGCTTGCTTATGGGGTTGTTGACACTGAAAGCCAAGAGAGCTGGACCTATTTCATGAGGAACCTCAGGGCACTGTTTCAGAGAGAAGGCTGCAACAAGGATGACTGGATGGTGGTTGGAGTGGAGAATTGTTCCACAAACTATTCTGGATAGCTGCTAATGCTTACAACCCCTATGTGTACAACAAGGCCATGGAGAAGATCACTGACTTTGATCCCAGGGCTACACAGTACTTGGATACATGTACTGAGCAGTGGTCCAGACATCAGTTTGAGCCAGAAGTGTGTTGTGATCATAACACAACAAACTTTGTGGAATCATTCAATGCTGTCACCAAGCCCTACAGGGATTTACCAGTATTGAGACTGTTTGAAGGTATTGTGTTCTGTTTTTTTCCCCATTTTCTATTTCTGTCAGATTTTCAGTGATTATGTTCTTATGTTTACTTGGTTATTGTGTTAAAATGCAGCTATTAGGGAGTGGTCTATGCAGAGAATTGGGGTCAGATTTGACAAAGCAGCAGACATGGAGCCTCAACACTTAACTGAGCATGCCAAAGTTGAACTGGAGTTGAGAACAGCTGAATCCAGGTTTTGCTACTCTACTCCATGTGGTGGTGGGGAGTATGAGGTGAGGGAAGGCCATGTGAAATTCCCAGTCAACATTGACAGGAGAACCTGTGGGTGTGGAGTTTGGCAGGTGTCTGGTATTCCCTGCAAACATGGTTTGAGGGTCATTTACAACCAGAGACTAGACCCTCTGGACTTTGTGTCCCATTTCTTCAAGGGTGCTGCTTATAAGCTGGCATATGCAGAACATATGCACCCTATGCCTGACCCTACTCAGTGGCCTGAGTTCAACCTTCCCACCATTAACCCTCCTGGAATTAAGAGGACTGCTGGAAGACCCCCTAAACAAAGAAAGAGGGGTGCTATGGAAGCTAAGAAGAGGAAGAGGCACACTTCAGTAAAGTGTAGCAAATGCAAGGAGATGGGCCACAATGCAAGGACTTGCAAGTCTGGCACTGGCAGTTCCAAGGCACCACCAAAACAGAGGGTTACAACAAGGAAGAGGAAAACTGGTGATGATGGAGCAAGCACATCCAAGGCAGCACCAAAAGGGAAGAAATCAAAGCAAGCATGAGGTGGGGACTGTTTAAGGAGCACAGTGGGTGTTTTGGGTAGTTTTTGATCTTGCACATATTCATTAAGTAGAAAACAGATGTAGTTAGTGCAAAGATGTGTTGTAAGTGAAGCTAAAAAACAGATATGCTTCCCATTTTGGTATTTTGTGGAATTTATgcaacaacaattatgaaatgTGATTTTATTTCTTATTCATTGTGTCTACTTCATGATTACAAATAGTAGGgttacaaacatcaatatccccATTTGAATTACAAGTTTAACTacgttttgttgttgtttgagctttttcttcatttgcttcaattcctcttGCATATTATTGCTTCCCCTGTTTTCAGCACTTTCTccttcgtctaagcttccccTGTGTTGTCCTTCGAGCTGCTGCCCCCtgttttcttgctcaactactcccttgcaccatcttagattgttgcaaggatcacacttgtagtacaacctttgtggattgagcGTTGTATCGGAGCTTCGGATGGCaaatttcctaccacaataacaaaatttgttaggtactctaatatatgtggactcattgtgtgtggaagatgattttgaaaCAAAACTCATGATAGAAATCTTATAAGATTAGAAAACCAAagcaaaacaacaacaaaagtacATGAACAACCCAGCAAGGGGCCTTTTATAGCCTACCAGAACCAACGGCTacttttcataaaaaaaactagccgttggaacaACAAAACTAGCTAAATTTTATGttagggcatttggtgaaataagtttgagattaggggcatttggtgaaataagtttgaatttaggggcatttggtgaattagaaacttagctaacggcggactaacgacacgttattagtaagggtatggtGGGCATTTGTATGGATGGTGAGGGGTATTATATGAAttgttgaaacttgatgggcgtttggtgaatttcagcaaaactcgagggcatttcatgaaataaccGTAACTTATATTATCCggaattatctgaacttattagaaatTGTCAGAACTTATTTtgattataaattatatttgattaacccttattttttctgaatttatctCTAAACTTACTTTtcttgaaaataaggtgaacataaAACAGAAATAGCTAATAAACCAATGATAGCTTTTTCTCTATCTACCTCCTTTTCTCTTTAGGGGTTACAAAATTTATGTTTAATTTCTTATATCGGAAATAACCAAATATCTTCAGAAATTTGGCTATTTCCGACCCTTTCTCTTTAAATTAATCTAGCTTGTTtttgttgttaattttaattgttGTTAATTCCAAAACAGGAATTTTCATTAATTAGTTGGTGTACTGGCCTGCGGCTCAGCTTCTTAGCTTGGTGCCCAAAGTACCTAGCTAACGTATACATTTATATTGATGAATTATTGCAGAACGCAATATCTCTATTATGTATAACAACGCTGTCTCTCCTCTTCAATCTCTATTTAATTCACCATTGGAGATGTTCCATGCCTCCAAGGctccaaacatgattacaaagTTTTGTCTTCTCAATTTTTTACTACGTTAAttttactatatattaaaaaaaattgaaaacaattaATTGGCCGGTTATATATCTATTGTTCGATCGGCTCTTTTTTTTCTGGTTAGAACTGGGTACGTAACATTAATTTAAAAAGCGGCAACgtattttgtgtaagaccgctttATCAGAAACACCACTTtgattggttaactaattggttttactgcttaattaatttgttacattgcttaactaactatttttaatgcttaactaattagtttcattgcttaactatttggtttcaatatttaactaattagttacaatgattaacttatatgacaccaatgtGATCTTTCGTGTAAAaacgccttatataaaagtttgtatttaaaAAGTTACAGAAGGTTCCGTGGATACCCACATTCTCTTCAGGGGCGAGGTTACTCAGTTCTAAGTGATCGGCTCTAAATGATGGGAAACTTATCTAAAAATAACTAATTGTTGAACTATTAACAATTTTGCTTCTAGTTGTCCACAACTACCACAAAAAATAGACCTAGTTTGCAACTTGTAATTGTAATTGCAGTGACAGATATTGATAAGTTTAACTCTAGCCTCTAGGGATAGTGTAATAGAAGACTAAAAAGGTTAGGCAATAGAATACAGTATACGATTTGTACAATTTTAATCAAATTTTAGATGCGTTAGAATTAATACTCATTGACAAAATTTATGGCCCATCTAAGATCCGCCATCGAATTTAATGATAAACAAAGAAACTATTCCAAGTCAATATTTTCAATCAGTATAACCTGCTAATGATTTCATCATgtaataaaatacggagtattcGAAGTAGGTTTTGGTCAAtggaaa encodes:
- the LOC130472110 gene encoding uncharacterized protein, coding for MEKITDFDPRATQYLDTCTEQWSRHQFEPEVCCDHNTTNFVESFNAVTKPYRDLPVLRLFEAIREWSMQRIGVRFDKAADMEPQHLTEHAKVELELRTAESRFCYSTPCGGGEYEVREGHVKFPVNIDRRTCGCGVWQVSGIPCKHGLRVIYNQRLDPLDFVSHFFKGAAYKLAYAEHMHPMPDPTQWPEFNLPTINPPGIKRTAGRPPKQRKRGAMEAKKRKRHTSVKCSKCKEMGHNARTCKSGTGSSKAPPKQRVTTRKRKTGDDGASTSKAAPKGKKSKQA